From one Amycolatopsis sp. FDAARGOS 1241 genomic stretch:
- a CDS encoding penicillin-binding transpeptidase domain-containing protein has product MARRRGAALAAALLTVLPLAACSADGPEDTLAAFLTALGSGDVAAAAAKTDSPDAAKATLTQIRSALKPDSVEAADESVKQSGDTATGRYRLTWHLPKGRTWTYTADAQLRSAEDGWQVHWQPTVVHPQLTEQQSLALVADPAQPPPVLDRDGFPLLRPQTVIGVVVDPAKTGDTAAVANQLGSALHRFDPTVTARSVLDGIKATKPGSAYPVLSLRDTDYEQVKPVIHDLPGVRFTSQEHLLADDRDTGRQVLPALRTMVEQQAADGAGWRIVSLDVTGSEAAELFAVPPKEPPALTSTLSGHVQQAAEQALAPVPAPAAIVALQASTGQLLAVAQNPPADAQGPLALTGRFPPGSTFKIVTATAALSAGRVKADSPVACPGTVTFSGRVIPNEGRFDLATVPLAKAFAQSCNTTFAQLSAGLPPTALTDAARSLGVGADFVIPGLTTVTGSVPKADTEVQRAENGFGQGTVVTSPFGMALAAAAVQSGKVPVPTVVKGTTAKVTGLGPPARPEVLDAVRSMMRDVVTNGTATALRDLPDVRGKTGTAQFGDGTHSHGWFVGYQGDLALAVLLTDAGSSKPAVEAAHRFLAGVAGK; this is encoded by the coding sequence ATGGCCCGACGTCGTGGTGCCGCGCTCGCCGCCGCCCTGCTGACCGTTCTCCCGCTCGCCGCGTGCTCCGCGGACGGGCCAGAGGACACGCTCGCCGCCTTCCTCACCGCCCTCGGCTCGGGTGACGTCGCCGCGGCCGCCGCGAAGACCGACTCGCCCGACGCCGCCAAGGCCACGCTCACGCAGATCCGCTCGGCCCTCAAGCCCGATTCCGTCGAAGCCGCCGACGAGTCCGTGAAGCAGTCCGGGGACACCGCCACCGGCCGCTACCGCCTGACGTGGCACCTTCCCAAGGGCCGCACCTGGACCTACACCGCCGATGCCCAGCTGCGCTCGGCCGAGGACGGCTGGCAGGTGCACTGGCAACCCACCGTCGTGCACCCGCAGCTCACGGAGCAGCAGAGCCTCGCGCTCGTCGCCGACCCCGCCCAGCCGCCACCCGTCCTCGACCGGGACGGATTCCCGCTGCTGCGCCCGCAGACGGTGATCGGCGTTGTCGTCGACCCCGCCAAAACGGGCGACACCGCGGCCGTCGCGAACCAGCTCGGCTCGGCGTTGCACCGCTTCGACCCGACGGTGACCGCCCGCTCCGTGCTCGACGGCATCAAGGCCACCAAACCCGGCTCCGCCTACCCCGTGCTGTCCTTGCGCGACACCGACTACGAGCAGGTCAAGCCCGTCATCCACGACCTGCCCGGCGTCCGCTTCACCAGCCAGGAACACCTGCTGGCCGACGACCGCGACACGGGCCGCCAGGTGCTGCCCGCGCTGCGGACCATGGTCGAGCAGCAGGCCGCGGACGGCGCGGGCTGGCGGATCGTGTCGCTCGACGTGACCGGCAGCGAGGCCGCCGAGCTCTTCGCCGTGCCACCGAAGGAGCCGCCGGCGCTGACGAGCACGCTGTCCGGCCACGTCCAGCAGGCCGCCGAGCAGGCGCTGGCCCCGGTGCCGGCACCGGCGGCGATCGTGGCGCTGCAGGCCTCGACGGGCCAGCTGCTGGCCGTCGCGCAGAACCCGCCCGCCGACGCGCAGGGACCGCTCGCGCTCACCGGCCGCTTCCCGCCGGGCTCGACGTTCAAGATCGTCACCGCCACGGCCGCGCTGTCGGCCGGGCGCGTGAAGGCCGATTCGCCCGTCGCGTGCCCGGGCACCGTGACGTTCTCCGGCCGTGTGATCCCCAACGAAGGCCGCTTCGACCTGGCCACGGTGCCGCTGGCGAAGGCGTTCGCCCAGTCGTGCAACACCACCTTCGCCCAATTGTCGGCCGGCCTGCCGCCGACCGCGCTCACGGACGCCGCGCGCTCCCTCGGCGTCGGCGCCGACTTCGTGATCCCGGGCCTCACGACCGTGACGGGCTCCGTGCCGAAGGCCGATACGGAGGTGCAGCGCGCGGAGAACGGGTTCGGGCAGGGCACCGTGGTCACGAGCCCGTTCGGGATGGCGCTCGCCGCCGCGGCCGTGCAGTCGGGGAAGGTGCCGGTGCCGACGGTCGTGAAGGGGACGACGGCCAAGGTCACCGGCCTCGGCCCGCCTGCGCGGCCGGAGGTGCTCGACGCCGTGCGCTCGATGATGCGCGACGTCGTGACCAACGGCACGGCCACCGCCCTGCGCGACCTGCCCGACGTGCGCGGCAAGACGGGCACGGCCCAGTTCGGCGACGGCACGCACTCCCACGGCTGGTTCGTCGGCTACCAGGGCGACCTGGCGCTCGCGGTGCTGCTCACCGACGCGGGCTCGTCGAAACCGGCCGTGGAAGCCGCTCACCGGTTCCTCGCGGGCGTCGCGGGGAAGTGA